A window of the Parambassis ranga chromosome 17, fParRan2.1, whole genome shotgun sequence genome harbors these coding sequences:
- the LOC114449755 gene encoding double-stranded RNA-specific editase B2-like, with protein sequence MAAVDGTCSRNTEPSDCDMKGKSRRKRRRRCKGRSSEPSALISPMKHCDAGASSAEEADASSTSSLEVNENQDEKIQAERDLLRKYHPSAFCTTFPRHGQGALKRKQPLVDGKDRLVCQSHLTCKRAAWAVTQKNAVVQLNELRPGLRYEVTSKTGPLHAPVFCVGVEVNCFHFEGRGPTKKQAKMRAAELALQSFIQFPNTSQAHASMGNCSSTAVDFTADKLEIPDAFLKENCDVLHSNAAKKEVFSSIYNHRRLIRLDLGSSKTAAVSTSLLQHLSPVALLNELRPGLRYMCLTERVPGRLMKRFIVVVRLEGRVFEGCGHSKRLAKAQAAAAALHSLYNISLGPERTVPGFQGSRAKHQLPQVFAESIFHLVREKFTELTDSCFSASHVRHKVLAGIVMTRGFDLRSARVVSLATGTKCLVLGHVLDRGCTLSDCHAEVISRRALVRFLYNQLELLLCQPAACQEESIFVPNKGCSSGFRLQDGVFFHMYVSSSPCGDARLNCPYETTAAYPSRKLRCHLRMKVNGGEGTLPITAQRANQKTGSMAAGKPVVTMSCTDKLAKWSVVGLQGALLSHLVEPVYLHSLTVGTLSHTGHLGRAVARRLAPVKQLPFPYRRQQLLLGCLSSREARPAGKAPNVSLNWSWGDGGPEEVSTSTGRRRDSGTPSRLCRRSMFVRWLRLQQLIAGTEAATGTYSASKMAAGRYQRAMQHFTSALQGGGLGTWLRKPPGGLGHCSTAM encoded by the exons GACGCAGCAGTGAGCCATCAGCCCTCATCAGTCCCATGAAACACTGTGACGCCGGAGCATCATCAGCTGAGGAGGCAGACGCTTCAA GTACCAGCAGTTTGGAGGTAAACGAGAATCAGGATGAAAAAATCCAGGCGGAGCGAGACCTGCTGCGAAAGTACCATCCATCAGCTTTCTGCACAACCTTCCCCAGACATGGACAAGGAGCCCTGAAGAGGAAGCAGCCATTAGTGGATGGGAAAGACCGCCTGGTCTGCCAAAGCCACCTGACCTGTAAGAGGGCAGCGTGGGCTGTCACTCAAAAGAATGCGGTGGTGCAGCTGAACGAGCTACGACCAGGGCTGCGCTACGAGGTCACATCAAAGACCGGACCCCTGCATGCTCCGGTCTTCTGTGTGGGCGTGGAGGTAAACTGTTTCCACTTCGAGGGCCGCGGACCCACTAAAAAGCAGGCCAAGATGAGGGCCGCGGAGCTGGCTCTTCAGTCGTTCATCCAGTTCCCCAACACCTCCCAGGCTCACGCCTCCATGGggaactgcagcagcacagctgtggACTTCACTGCAGATAAACTGGAAATCCCTGACGCGTTCCTCAAAGAAAACTGTGACGTCCTGCACAGCAACGCAGCAAAAAAGGAGGTCTTCTCCAGCATCTACAACCACAGGAGACTCATCCGGCTGGACCTGGGCTCCTCAAAAACAGCAGCCGTCAGcacgtctctgctgcagcacctCAGTCCGGTCGCCCTGCTCAACGAGCTGAGACCGGGACTCAGGTACATGTGTCTGACAGAGAGAGTCCCCGGCAGGCTGATGAAGAGGTTCATTGTGGTGGTTAGGCTGGAGGGCAGGGTGTTTGAGGGGTGTGGTCACAGTAAGAGACTGGCCAAGgcccaggcagcagcagcagctctacacTCCCTTTACAACATAAGTCTGGGACCAGAGAGGACGGTACCCGGCTTCCAGGGCAGCAGGGCCAAACACCAGCTACCTCAG GTCTTCGCAGAGTCCATCTTCCACTTGGTGAGAGAGAAATTCacagagctgacagacagctgttTCTCTGCCTCGCACGTCCGCCACAAGGTGCTGGCAGGAATCGTGATGACCAGAG GGTTTGACCTCCGCTCGGCGCGGGTGGTGTCTCTGGCCACAGGGACAAAGTGTCTGGTCCTAGGTCATGTGCTCGATCGGGGCTGCACGCTCAGTGACTGCCACGCCGAGGTCATCAGCAGAAGGGCGCTGGTCCGATTCCTGTATAATCAGCTGGAGCTGCTCCTCTG TCAACCTGCAGCCTGTCAGGAAGAATCCATCTTTGTACCAAATAAAGGCTGCAGCAGTGGCTTCCGGCTGCAGGACGGCGTCTTCTTCCACATGTACGTCAGCTCGTCACCGTGTGGGGACGCTCGTCTCAACTGTCCTTACGAGACCACGGCTGCAT ATCCCAGCAGGAAGCTTCGCTGCCACCTCAGGATGAAGGTAAACGGAGGTGAGGGGACGCTGCCCATCACAgcgcagagagccaatcagaagacaGGCAGCATGGCGGCGGGTAAACCTGTCGTCACCATGTCCTGCACTGACAAGCTGGCGAA GTGGAGCGTCGttggcctgcagggggcgctgctgtcTCACCTGGTGGAGCCGGTTTACCTGCACAGCCTGACAGTGGGCACGCTCAGCCACACGGGTCACCTGGGCAGAGCTGTGGCGCGCCGCCTCGCGCCCGTCAAGCAGCTGCCCTTTCCCTACAGgcgacagcagctgctgctcggCT GTCTGAGCAGCCGGGAGGCTCGGCCGGCAGGGAAGGCCCCGAACGTCAGCCTGAACTGGAGCTGGGGTGACGGAGGCCCGGAGGAGGTCAGCACCtccacaggaaggaggagggactCGGGGACGCCGTCTCGGCTCTGCAGGCGCTCCATGTTTGTCCGCtggctgaggctgcagcag CTGATTGCAGGAACAGAAGCCGCCACAGGGACGTACTCTGCTTCTAAGATGGCCGCAGGACGCTACCAGAGGGCCATGCAGCACTTCACCAGCGCTCTGCAGGGTGGAGGTCTGGGAACATGGCTCAGGAAACCTCCAGGAGGTCTGGGTCACTGCAGCACCGCCATGTGA
- the gtpbp4 gene encoding GTP-binding protein 4, translating into MALYNFKKIMVVPTAKDFIDITLSKTQRKTPTVVHKHYQIHRIRHFYMRKVKFTQQNYHDRLTQILTDFPKLDDIHPFYADLMNVLYDKDHYKLALGQINIAKNLIDNVAKDYVRLMKYGDSLYRCKQLKRAALGRMCTILKRQKSSLEYLEQVRQHLSRLPSIDPNTRTLLLCGYPNVGKSSFINKVTRADVDVQPYAFTTKSLFVGHMDYRYLRWQVVDTPGILDHPLEERNTIEMQAITALAHLRAAVLYVMDASEQCGHTLQEQLELFNNIRPLFANKPLIIVANKCDVKKISELSEEDQKIFADLTTDGVPVIETSTLTEEGVMQVKTEACDQLLAHRVNTKMKTKKVHDVLNRLHLAMPAKRDQKERPPFIPEGALMRKKAMEVDAPKRRTERDLELELGDDYVLDLQKYWDLMNDDEKQDKIPEVWEGHNIADYIDPDIMMKLEELEKEEELKERAGEYDSDDESEDEEMQEIRSLAKQIREKRQLMVMESKEKDVHGPRMPRTSTKVERKKLEKEMSELGLDMNDKDESHYALQARRSRSVTRKRKREASAPPTSKTRSQSASRPPRDQSGLRDGKMVKKAKKMMKNSQKDMNRQGRKGESDRHVFDLKPKHLLAGKRKSGKTDHR; encoded by the exons ATGGCACTCTATAATTTCAAGAAGATTATGGTGGTTCCCACCGCCAAG gatttCATCGACATCACTTTATCCAAAACTCAAAGGAAGACGCCCACGGTGGTCCACAAGCATTACCAGATTCACCGTATCCGACACTTCTACATGCGGAAGGTGAAGTTCACCCAGCAGAACTACCACGACCGCCTCACGCAGATCCTCACCGACTTCCCCAAGCTCGAC GACATTCACCCCTTCTATGCTGATCTGATGAACGTGCTGTACGACAAAGACCATTACAAGCTGGCCCTGGGACAGATAAACATAGCCAAGAATTTGATCGATAA TGTTGCTAAAGACTACGTGCGTCTGATGAAGTACGGAGATTCTCTGTATCGGTGTAAACAGCTGAAGAGAGCTGCTCTGGGGCGCATGTGCACCATCCTGAAGAGGCAGAAGTCAAGTCTGGAGTATCTAGAGCAAG TGCGTCAGCATCTGTCCCGGTTGCCGAGCATCGACCCAAACACGAGGACCCTGCTCCTGTGTGGTTACCCCAATGTGGGCAAGTCCAGTTTCATCAACAAG gTGACCAGAGCAGATGTGGACGTCCAGCCGTACGCGTTCACCACCAAGTCTCTGTTTGTGGGTCACATGGACTACAGATACCTGCGCTGGCAG GTGGTGGACACCCCCGGGATCCTGGACCACCCCCTGGAGGAGAGGAACACCATCGAGATGCAGGCCATCACGGCTCTGGCTCATCTCAGAGCGGCGGTTCTGTACGTCATGGACGCGTCTGAGCAGTGCGGTCACACCctgcaggagcagctggagctctTCAACAACATCCGCCCTCTGTTCGCCAACAAG CCACTCATCATCGTGGCAAACAAGTGTGATGTGAAGAAGATCAGCGAGCTGTCTGAGGAGGACCAG aaaatCTTCGCCGACCTCACCACTGATGGAGTCCCTGTCATCGAGACCAGCACCCTGACAGAGGAGGGAGTCATGCAGGTTAAAACTGAG GCCTGTGACCAGCTCCTCGCTCACCGTGTCAACACTAAGATGAAGACCAAGAAGGTCCATGATGTTCTCAACCGGCTGCACCTGGCCATGCCCGCCAAGAGGGACCAGAAG GAGAGGCCTCCATTCATCCCAGAGGGAGCACTGATGCGCAAGAAGGCGATGGAGGTGGATGCACCCAAACGCAGAACG GAGAGGGATCTGGAGCTGGAGCTTGGTGATGACTACGTGCTGGATCTACAGA aATACTGGGATCTGATGAACGATGATGAGAAGCAAGACAAGATCCCGGAGGTGTGGGAGGGCCACAACATTGCCGACTACATCGACCCTGACATCATGATG AAACTGGAGGAactggagaaggaggaggagctgaaggagcgAGCCGGAGAGTACGACTCAGACGACGAGAGCGAGGACGAGGAGATGCAGGAGATCCGCTCCCTCGCCAAACAGATCCGCGAGAAGAGGCAGCTGATGGTGATGGAGTCAAAGGAAAAAGACGTGCACGGGCCGCGCATGCCCAGGACCTCCACCAAG GTTGAAaggaagaagctggagaagGAGATGAGCGAGCTCGGACTGGACATGAACGATAAAGATGAA AGCCACTACGCACTGCAGGCCAGACGCTCCCGCAGTGTCACGAGGAAACGTAAGCGCGAAGCCTCAGCGCCTCCGACCTCCAAAACCCGCAGCCAGAGTGCCTCCCGTCCACCACGAGACCAGTCTGGGTTACGAGATGGAAAG atGGTAAAGAAGGcgaagaagatgatgaagaactCCCAGAAGGACATGAACCGGCAGGGCAGGAAGGGAGAGTCGGACCGACACGTGTTTGACCTCAAACCCAAACACCTGCTGGCCGGGAAGAGGAAGTCTGGCAAAACCGATCATAGATAG
- the LOC114450042 gene encoding WD repeat-containing protein 37 isoform X2, giving the protein MPVESGSSAAARQAKQKRKSHSLSIRRTNSTEQDRSGLQRDMLEGQDSKLPLSLRSNLLDLFSQIEREFENLYIENLELRREIETLNDRLAAEGQTIEGADLAKGALKTKASHSTSQLSQKLKTTYKASTSKIVSSFKATTSRAVCQLVREYVGHRDGIWDLSVTRTQPVVLGTASADHTAMLWSIETGKCLLKYLGHQGSVNSIKFHPTEQMALTASGDQTAHVWRYMVQLPTPQPVADITQTPCEDDVDFSDKDEADGEVEGPNDCPSIRVATTTLRSHQGVVIAADWLVGGKQVVTASWDRAANLYDVETSELVHSLTGHDQELTHCCTHPTQRLVVTSSRDTTFRLWDFRDPSIHSVNVFQGHTDTVTSAVFTVGDNVVSGSDDRTVKVWDLKNMRSPIATIRTDSAVNRISVSVNQKIIALPHDNRQVRLFDMSGVRLARLPRSNRQGHRRMVCCSAWCEDNTTCNLFSCGFDRQAIGWNINIPALLQEK; this is encoded by the exons ATGCCGGTGGAGAGTGGAAGCAGTGCAGCCGCCCGCCAGGCCAAGCAGAAGAGGAAGTCCCACAGCCTGTCCATCCGCAGGACCAACAGCACCGAGCAGGACCGCTCCGGCCTGCAGAGGGACATGCTGGAAGGACAG GACTCCAAactgcctctgtctctgaggaGCAATCTGCTGGACCTGTTCAGCCAGATCGAGCGGGAGTTTGAGAACCTCTACATAGAAAATCTGGAAC TACGCAGAGAAATTGAAACGCTGAACGATCGTTTGGCCGCAGAGGGACAGACAATCGAAGGGGCAGATTTAGCCAAAGGAGCTCTTAAAACTAAAG CGAGCCACAGCACCAGTCAGCTGTCTCAGAAACTGAAGACGACCTACAAGGCCTCCACAAGCAAG ATCGTGTCCAGTTTCAAAGCGACCACGTCCAGAGCAGTGTGCCAGCTGGTCAGGGAGTATGTGGGTCACAGAGACGGCATCTGGGACCTCAGCGTCACCAGGACCCAACCTGTGGTGCTTGGTACTGCGTCTGCAG ACCACACTGCGATGCTGTGGAGCATTGAAACAGGAAAGTGTCTCCTCAAATATCTGGGCCACCAAGGATCAG TCAACTCTATAAAGTTCCACCCGACTGAGCAGATGGCTCTAACAG ctTCTGGAGATCAGACCGCGCACGTCTGGAGATACATGGTGCAGCTGCCGACTCCCCAGCCGGTGGCTGATATCACT CAGACACCCTGCGAAGACGACGTGGACTTCTCAGACAAAGACGAGGCGGACGGCGAGGTGGAAGGGCCCAACGACTGCCCCTCCATCCGCGTGGCGACCACGACTCTCCGCAGCCACCAGGGCGTGGTGATCGCAGCTGATTGGCTGGTGGGGGGGAAACAGGTTGTGACGGCCTCCTGGGACAGAGCTGCCAATTTGTACGATGTGGAGACCTCGGAGCTCGTCCACTCGCTCACTG gccaTGACCAGGAGCTGacccactgctgcacacacccCACCCAGCGTCTGGTTGTCACCTCGTCCAGAGACACCACCTTCAGACTCTGGGACTTCAGAGACCCGTCCATCCACTCCGTCAACGTGTTCCAGGGTCACACCGA cactgtgacgtCTGCTGTGTTCACGGTGGGAGATAATGTGGTGTCTGGGAGCGACGATCGAACCGTCAAAGTGTGGGACTTGAAGAACATGAGGTCGCCCATAGCAACCATCCGTACCGACTCTGCTGTCAACAG GATCAGCGTGTCGGTGAACCAGAAGATCATCGCTCTGCCTCACGACAATCGGCAGGTCCGGCTGTTCGACATGAGCGGGGTGCGACTGGCTCGACTCCCACGAAGCAACAGACAG GGTCACCGGCGCATGGTGTGCTGCTCCGCCTGGTGTGAAGACAACACCACCTGCAACCTGTTCAGCTGTGGCTTCGACCGGCAGGCCATCGGCTGGAACATCAACATCCCGGCCCTGCTGCAAGAGAAATGA
- the LOC114450042 gene encoding WD repeat-containing protein 37 isoform X1: MPVESGSSAAARQAKQKRKSHSLSIRRTNSTEQDRSGLQRDMLEGQDSKLPLSLRSNLLDLFSQIEREFENLYIENLELRREIETLNDRLAAEGQTIEGADLAKGALKTKASHSTSQLSQKLKTTYKASTSKIVSSFKATTSRAVCQLVREYVGHRDGIWDLSVTRTQPVVLGTASADHTAMLWSIETGKCLLKYLGHQGSVNSIKFHPTEQMALTASGDQTAHVWRYMVQLPTPQPVADITQQTPCEDDVDFSDKDEADGEVEGPNDCPSIRVATTTLRSHQGVVIAADWLVGGKQVVTASWDRAANLYDVETSELVHSLTGHDQELTHCCTHPTQRLVVTSSRDTTFRLWDFRDPSIHSVNVFQGHTDTVTSAVFTVGDNVVSGSDDRTVKVWDLKNMRSPIATIRTDSAVNRISVSVNQKIIALPHDNRQVRLFDMSGVRLARLPRSNRQGHRRMVCCSAWCEDNTTCNLFSCGFDRQAIGWNINIPALLQEK; the protein is encoded by the exons ATGCCGGTGGAGAGTGGAAGCAGTGCAGCCGCCCGCCAGGCCAAGCAGAAGAGGAAGTCCCACAGCCTGTCCATCCGCAGGACCAACAGCACCGAGCAGGACCGCTCCGGCCTGCAGAGGGACATGCTGGAAGGACAG GACTCCAAactgcctctgtctctgaggaGCAATCTGCTGGACCTGTTCAGCCAGATCGAGCGGGAGTTTGAGAACCTCTACATAGAAAATCTGGAAC TACGCAGAGAAATTGAAACGCTGAACGATCGTTTGGCCGCAGAGGGACAGACAATCGAAGGGGCAGATTTAGCCAAAGGAGCTCTTAAAACTAAAG CGAGCCACAGCACCAGTCAGCTGTCTCAGAAACTGAAGACGACCTACAAGGCCTCCACAAGCAAG ATCGTGTCCAGTTTCAAAGCGACCACGTCCAGAGCAGTGTGCCAGCTGGTCAGGGAGTATGTGGGTCACAGAGACGGCATCTGGGACCTCAGCGTCACCAGGACCCAACCTGTGGTGCTTGGTACTGCGTCTGCAG ACCACACTGCGATGCTGTGGAGCATTGAAACAGGAAAGTGTCTCCTCAAATATCTGGGCCACCAAGGATCAG TCAACTCTATAAAGTTCCACCCGACTGAGCAGATGGCTCTAACAG ctTCTGGAGATCAGACCGCGCACGTCTGGAGATACATGGTGCAGCTGCCGACTCCCCAGCCGGTGGCTGATATCACT CAGCAGACACCCTGCGAAGACGACGTGGACTTCTCAGACAAAGACGAGGCGGACGGCGAGGTGGAAGGGCCCAACGACTGCCCCTCCATCCGCGTGGCGACCACGACTCTCCGCAGCCACCAGGGCGTGGTGATCGCAGCTGATTGGCTGGTGGGGGGGAAACAGGTTGTGACGGCCTCCTGGGACAGAGCTGCCAATTTGTACGATGTGGAGACCTCGGAGCTCGTCCACTCGCTCACTG gccaTGACCAGGAGCTGacccactgctgcacacacccCACCCAGCGTCTGGTTGTCACCTCGTCCAGAGACACCACCTTCAGACTCTGGGACTTCAGAGACCCGTCCATCCACTCCGTCAACGTGTTCCAGGGTCACACCGA cactgtgacgtCTGCTGTGTTCACGGTGGGAGATAATGTGGTGTCTGGGAGCGACGATCGAACCGTCAAAGTGTGGGACTTGAAGAACATGAGGTCGCCCATAGCAACCATCCGTACCGACTCTGCTGTCAACAG GATCAGCGTGTCGGTGAACCAGAAGATCATCGCTCTGCCTCACGACAATCGGCAGGTCCGGCTGTTCGACATGAGCGGGGTGCGACTGGCTCGACTCCCACGAAGCAACAGACAG GGTCACCGGCGCATGGTGTGCTGCTCCGCCTGGTGTGAAGACAACACCACCTGCAACCTGTTCAGCTGTGGCTTCGACCGGCAGGCCATCGGCTGGAACATCAACATCCCGGCCCTGCTGCAAGAGAAATGA